Below is a genomic region from Aminiphilus circumscriptus DSM 16581.
CGACGTGTGCCGCCTCCGGGAGGATGACCTGCCCCCTCTTCGCCCTTTCAAGAGGCTTTTCTACGAGGGAGATCTCCTGGAACTCTCCCGTCAGATGGAGAACCACTTTCCCCTCGGCCCCTGGAAGCTGGGTATTCTTCCCCAGGATGACCGGGAAATGGTTGCTCGGGAACGCTCCATCGAGGCGGAGGAACGCTGGTCCGAACAAACCACGGAGATCACCGACGAATCGAAACGCCTGCTGGTGCAGCTCCACAGCATCGGCGTCAGTGCACCTCCGTTTCTTCGGGCCGCGGCGGAACTGTCCTTCCGCTCCCATCTCCAGGAACTCGTGGAGGCAAGTTCGACCGTTCTCGATCTCCTCTCCGAGAATTCTCCCCTGGAAACGCTTCTCGAGGAGGCGCATTCCATGGGGCTCGAACCGGAGCTGTCGGTGCTGGCACCGCATCTCGCCCGGGAGCTGCACAACGCACTCCGGGCACAACGAAGCGTCGAGGAAGAGACTGTTCTGCGGCGCGTTCTCGCCCACCTGGAACGCATCCGTGAACTCCACATCACCCTCGATCTCTGGCGCATTCAGAACGAAATGTGGCGCCTGCTCGAATCGGAAAAGGAACGAACATCAGGCACACTCCTCAACCTTGCGGCATTTCTCGGATTCGCCGTTCCAGAATCATCGCGAACGGTGCCCGAATGATCCAAGCGTGGTATAACTGTACAGAGACGAGTTCATCAGTGAAGGAGGAACGAGCATGTCCGTCATGGTGCACGGAAAAAACGTCGGGCAAAGTTTACGCAGGATGTTGGAGAATGATCCTGCCTTCCGTACCGTGGCCTACTTTTCCATGGAAATAGGCATCCACCATCAGATTCCGACCTACTCGGGAGGGCTCGGCGTCCTCGCGGGAGACACGCTCAAGAGCGCCGCGGATCTCGGTGTTCCCCTGGTAGGGATTACGCTTCTGTACAAAAAGGGCTATTTCAACCAGAGGTTCAACAGCGAAGGATGGCAGCAGGAATCCTCGGTGGAATGGCAGCCGGAACAATTCCTCCAGCTCCTTCCCAACGAAGTCTCCGTCATGATCGAAGGGCGCTCCCTGCACATCCGTGCCTGGGTGCACGACTTCATCGGCCAGGGCGGATACCCCGTTCCCATTTATTTCCTCGACACGGATTTCGACGCGAACAGCCCCGAGGACAGGGCCTTCACGTGGCACCTCTACGGAGGCGACCAGCGCTACCGCCTGATCCAGGAGATCATCCTCGGCGTGGGGGGCTTGCGTATTCTCCGCGATCTCGGCTACGACAACATCAAAACCTTCCATCTCAACGAAGGACATGCGGGATTCCTCACCCTGGAACTGCTCCGGGAGATGGGTTACGAAAACTTCCAAAAAGTGCGCGATCAGGTGGTCTTCACCACCCACACACCCGTTCCCGCAGGACACGACCACTTCCCCTACGAACTCGTGGACCGCGTCATGGACCCCATCTTCGGAGGGCGACTCCGGCGCATGCTCGGCGAGAACGGCGTCTCCATGACGGAGCTGGGGCTCCGCTACAGCCGTTTCACCAACGGTGTGTCGGTCAAGCACGCCGAAGTGAGCCGCCGCATGTTCAACACCTCCAAGGTGGATGCCATCACCAACGGTGTCCACTCCCTCACCTGGACGTCCACGGGCATGCGCCGTCTTTTCGACCGTGAGATACCGGGCTGGAGCAACGACCCCTCCAGGCTCACCCAGGCGCTCAAGCTCTCCGACGAGGACATCTGGAAGGCTCATCAGGCGGCGAAGATGAAACTCCTCGCCAAGATCCTGGAGGACACGGGGCGGGAACTCGATCCGGACGTGCTCACCATCGGTTTTGCCCGCCGGGCCGCGACCTACAAGCGGGCCGACCTGCTCTTCTCCGACATGAAGAAACTCCTGGACGCCTGTGCGGGACAGGTGCAGTTCATCTTCGCAGGAAAAGCGCATCCCCAGGACGAAGGCGGCAAGGCGGTCATCCAAAAGATCATCCGGGCATCGAAGGAGATCGGAGCCGCTCTGCCCATCGTCTACCTGGAAAACTACGATATGTCCGTCGCGGGACTCCTCACCGAGGGCGTGGACCTGTGGCTGAACAATCCCAAGCGCCCCCGGGAGGCATCGGGAACGAGCGGCATGAAGTGCACCCACAACGGTGTGATGAACCTTTCCGTTCTCGACGGCTGGTGGATCGAGGGATGGATTGAGGACGTCACGGGCTGGTCCATCGGTCCCGAACCCGCCGAGGCGGACCTCATCGACTACAACGAGATGGAGGACGCGGTGGATCTTTACGCGAAACTGCGGGAGAAAGTCCTTCCTTCCTACTATCAGCACCGGGAAAAGTGGATCTCCATGATGAAATCCTCCATCGCTCTCAACGCCAGCTACTTCAACACGCATCGAATGGTGAAGGACTACTGCGAAAAAGCCTACGGCATCGTCTTTCGGGGGCTTTGATCATGAAGTGCCCTCGGGTTCTCCACGTAGCCTCCGAAATGGCGCCCCTCGTCAAGCTCGGTGGATTGGGGGACGTGGTGGGATCCCTTCCTGCGGCACTCCGGGAGGTCGGCGTGGACGCCCGCATCGTGCTCCCTGCCTATCCCGGCTTGTTCGAGCGCCTGGAGGCCCAGAACCTTTCCTGCGCTCCCACCGGGAAAAGTGTGCATGTCGCCCTTGACTGGCGCGTATACAGTGCTCCTCTGTGGGAGACATCGGTGAACAACACACCGGTGTACCTGCTCGAACAACCGGAACTCTTCTCAGACCCGGAAGTCTATCCCCGGGAGACGACACCTCTGGCCACGCTCCCCTTCGCGTTCCTCTCTCTCGCCGCGCTGGAAATCCCCGGAGCGCTGGAATGGACTCCGGACATTTTCCACGTTCACGACTGGCCCGGCGCGCTGGTACCCGCAGCTCTCAAGTGGCACCGCCATTACCGAAACAGACGGGGTGACTACGAGACGGTCCTCACCATTCACAACCTGGCCCACCAGTGGATTACAACGCCGAATGCGCTGAACATCTGGGGCTTCGTCAAGGAAAGCTTCACCATCGAGGGCATTGAGTTCTACGGCGGCATCAACGCACTCAAAGGGGGCATTCTTGCCGCGGACGCCATCACCACTGTAAGCCCTCGTTATGCATGGGAAATTCAGACCCCTCAGGGAGGCATGGGACTTGACGGTGTTCTCGCGAGCTGTCGGGGAAAGATCCAGGGAATTCTCAACGGCCTCGACTACACCGTCTGGAACCCCGAGACGGACCCGCTGCTTCCCGCTCCATACAGCATCGAAGATCTCAGCGGGAAAACTCTCTGTCGCAAGGCACTCCTTCAGGCATGCGGCTGGGAGGAAAACGACCGCCCCCTGCTCGTCTTCGTCGGACGACTGGTGGAACAAAAGGGGGTGGACATCCTCCTCGCCGCCATGGAAGACCTCCTCTCGCTCGGAACGAGGGTGCTCATCCTCGGAAGCGGGCACCCCATCTACGAGCGTGTCCTGCAGGAGGAATCCCGCCGGTATCAGGACCTCCTCCATGTTCATGCGGGGTACGACGAAACGCTGGCGCACCTTCTCTATGCGGGCGGCGACATGCTCCTCATGCCGTCCCTTTTCGAACCCTGCGGCCTCTCCCAACTCATCGCGCTCCGTTACGGAACGGTTCCTCTTGTCCGTGCCGTGGGCGGACTCGCGGACACCATCATCGACGTGGACGGCTCCCCCGACGGAAACGGCTTCCTCTTCAGCGACTACACCCCGCACGAACTCCGTCGTGTGGTCGAACGGGCACTGTCGCACTGGCATGATAGAGAACAGTGGAAAATCATCGTCCGTCACGGCATGGAACAGGATTTTTCCTGGAAGCACTCCGCAGAGACATACAAGGCTCTGTACCTGAGACTTCTGGGGAACTGACGGTCGACGCATTCCTTGCGGAACCGCCGCGACCGCATTTCCGAAAAAAAGAAAACTCGTCGGGAGCGCCGCTTTTTCAAATGTGCAACCACGTTCCCGCCACCATGCAAAACACCCCGCAGGGGCCGTCCCACATGGTGGTGGTTGTGTGGAGAGGCTTTTTCTCTCGCCCCAGCGGAGCAAAGGCGAGGTCATGTATCGCCTGCAACGTCTCACAAGTCTCACAAGAGGAGGGTGAGCATCCATGATTTACGGGAAATACGGTCGCGTTCTGGGCATCGTTCTCGCCGGGGGCAAAGGCGAACGTCTCATGCCCCTCACCAAGTACCGCGCAAAGCCGGCGGTTCCTTTCGCGGCGAAATACCGCATCATCGACTTCGCGCTTTCGAACCTTGTGAACAGCGGACTTTATTCCATCTACGTCCTCGTCCAGTTTCGGAGCCAATCTCTCAACGAGCATATCGAGCGGGGATGGCAGTTCGGCGGAGCCATGCGGGGGCGGGACTTCTTCATCACCAGTGTCCCGGCCCAGATGTGGACAGGCGAGCACTGGTACAAGGGCACTGCCGATGCGGTCTTCCAGAACCTGCATCTCGCAACCATGTACGACGCGGACCATGTGTGCATCTTCGCCGCGGACCACATCTACAAAATGGACGTGGAACAGATGCTGCAGTTCCACGTGGACAACCGAGCGGACGTGACCGTGGCGGCAAACGTCGTTCCCACCTCCGAGGCCTGGCAGTTCGGCTGCATCGACGTGGACGACACGAACAAGATCATCAATTTTGTGGAAAAACCGAAAAATCCTCCCCAGATCCCGGGGCGCCCCGAGTTCAGCTACGTCTCCATGGGCAATTACATCTTCGAGCGCGAAGCTTTGGAAGAGGCACTCATCGAGGACGCCCGGGACCCCCAGAGCACCCATGACTTCGGCAAGGACATTCTGCCCAGAATTTTCGGCCTGTGTCGCATGATGGCCTACGATTTCTCAACCAACATCATCCCCGGGAACGACCGCCCCTACTGGAAAGACGTGGGAACCATCGACGCCTATTGGCAGGCCCATATGGACCTGCTGCAACACCCCTCCCAGCTCACGCTCTTCAATCCCCATTGGCCGATTCGTACCGTTTCCTACGCGGATCCGCCTGGATTCACCTACCCCGTGAAAGGGCAGCACTGTTCCGTCGTGGGGGCCCTCCGGGCGGAGGGAAGCCGTGTCCTCGGGGCCACCGTCCACTTCTCGGTCCTCTCCAGGAACTGTATCATTCACCCCGGAGCCGTGCTGGAGGAATGCATCATCGGCCAGAACGTGGTCATCGGAGAGGGATGTAAACTGCGGCGAACCATCGTGGACGCGCACAACATTCTTCCCCCGAACACCGTGATCGGCTATGATCGACAGACCGATGCGGAACGCTATCACCTAGACGAAAAATCGGGAATTGTGGTGGTGGGAATGCCCAGTATCAAGCTCCGCCACTCCGTTGACATACCGCTCCAAAGCATGGGAGAATCCGTGCCGCCCCGACTCGGCTCTTTCTGATTTTTTCGGAGGGCCTCTTCCCGGAAAACGGGAAGAATTCTGAAAACAAGTGGAGGTCAGACCCATGGCAAAGAAAAAGGCTTCTCTGGAGGAACTGCTGGAAGCCATGTACGACGAGGAAAATCCCCAGAAGGTAGAAAATCTGGCCTCGCAGATCCTTGCCGTTTCTCCGGAGAACCCCGAGGCGCTGTTCATGCTCGCCGATTTGACCGAGGACGTCGAGGAGTCGGTCGGTTTCACGGAAAGAGCCGTCGCGGAGCTTCGGCGCCTCGTGGAGAAAAACCCCCACGACGAGGAGCTTTCTCTCCTTCTGACCGAGGGACTGCAGCGGCTCGGCTTCGCCTACATTTTCGACGAGAACGGCGCGAAGGCGCTCGAAACGGCGGAGGCGCTTCTGGAGAGAGGCACAGAGGAGAACGACGGCGCCTATTGGGGGCGGGCCATACGCTACATCGGCTTGCTGCAAACGGGCCAGTATTCGACCGTTCTCGAGGAGGTTCTGGCAGACAGCGAGAAGACACCTTTCTCCGCGCACGCACAGGCCATTGCGACGCTGGAACTGGCAGGCCCCGGAAGGGAGAGCCATCTGGCCCTCCTGGAAGCTTTCCGGGTTGCCCCGAACCTGCCCTTCTACCTCCTTGACTATTGGGACGCTCCCGACTCCGACGAAGACGACGAGGACACGCTGCTCGAGTTCTCCGCCGCCACCCTGCTCCATCCCGTATGGGTACAGACGGAGGAGCGCATCATGGCGCTGTCCACTGCAACAACCTTTTTCGGCTATCTCACGGACAGACTCCCCGAAGACGTCCTTGAGGAAATCCGAACCGAACTGGCCCAAACCCCTGTCTTTCCCGTCCTCGAGATGGGACGGAGCCAAATCGAGGCGGTCTGCGGCGGTGACGACACGGACTGGGAGACGCTGGATCAGACCGCACTGGACATACTTTCACGCATGGAAGAACTCTCCGAATAGCACGCGCTCCGGAGAAGGAAGGGTAGCTCCGGCGAAGGTAGCGTGTGCGAATGTCACCTGCAGCGGAACGCCTGGAAGCGGTGAAATCCCCTCCAGGCGTTCCCTGAGCCGGTTCACGACGACAGCACATCCCTCCGCGGGAGTGTGCGGGAGGACAAGTAGCAGTGTCGCCTCATCGGATCGCGCAGCCACATCTACCGTGCGGATGCATTGACTGGCGATTCCGGCGATCATCCGAAGCGCATCGAAAAATGAAGTCTCTCCTCCGGCCTTCCTGATCGCCTCGACGTTATCCAATGCAACGCGCACGCAAGACACTGGAAACCCGTAGCGCCTCGCCTTGTCCAGCTCCTGTTTGAGAAAGCGCTGCACTCCTCCTCGCGAGAGCAGTCCTGTTGCCTTGTCCCGGTCATTGACGATGGACATGCCGGTGATCACGCGGTAGCGCTCGGCCGTGGAGGCGAAAACCGGCAGAAGCGCTCGAAGAGGATTTCCGCTCAGTCTGGCGAATACGCCCTCTCTTTCGGAGAGTCCCAGGAGAACCATGGGAGCGCTTCCAACCAGAAGCGTTCCCGCGAAAAGAGACCCCACGCCCTGTCGCTGCAAAAGCTCTTTTCTGGCCCCTTCGACGGAAGAAACCCAGGGAACCCACCACTGCCCGCCTTCCTCTATGGCAAGATCACCAAGAAGGGCACCGCTGCACTCCCCTTCCTCGAAAAGCGCCTGCACAAAGGCGAGAGCCCAGTCCATCCTCCCCGGAAGAAGGGTATTTTCCTCCGCAAAGAGCAACGTCCATCGCTCCTCCGGAGGAATCCACTGGAAAATCCCCGCCCAATCCACTCCGAGCGTCTCCGTCACTGCGGAAAGGAGCGGCGAAAAAACTTCCCGAACGGTATAATTCCGGAGGGCGGAAGCAGTCGCCGCTTCCAATTTTTCCATGCGCCGAACGACGACACGATCCGAGTAGTCCGGAAGAATTGCCAGAACCCCCCCCTCGGGATGACGGAAAACGACCGCA
It encodes:
- the glgC gene encoding glucose-1-phosphate adenylyltransferase, with the protein product MIYGKYGRVLGIVLAGGKGERLMPLTKYRAKPAVPFAAKYRIIDFALSNLVNSGLYSIYVLVQFRSQSLNEHIERGWQFGGAMRGRDFFITSVPAQMWTGEHWYKGTADAVFQNLHLATMYDADHVCIFAADHIYKMDVEQMLQFHVDNRADVTVAANVVPTSEAWQFGCIDVDDTNKIINFVEKPKNPPQIPGRPEFSYVSMGNYIFEREALEEALIEDARDPQSTHDFGKDILPRIFGLCRMMAYDFSTNIIPGNDRPYWKDVGTIDAYWQAHMDLLQHPSQLTLFNPHWPIRTVSYADPPGFTYPVKGQHCSVVGALRAEGSRVLGATVHFSVLSRNCIIHPGAVLEECIIGQNVVIGEGCKLRRTIVDAHNILPPNTVIGYDRQTDAERYHLDEKSGIVVVGMPSIKLRHSVDIPLQSMGESVPPRLGSF
- the glgA gene encoding glycogen synthase GlgA, giving the protein MKCPRVLHVASEMAPLVKLGGLGDVVGSLPAALREVGVDARIVLPAYPGLFERLEAQNLSCAPTGKSVHVALDWRVYSAPLWETSVNNTPVYLLEQPELFSDPEVYPRETTPLATLPFAFLSLAALEIPGALEWTPDIFHVHDWPGALVPAALKWHRHYRNRRGDYETVLTIHNLAHQWITTPNALNIWGFVKESFTIEGIEFYGGINALKGGILAADAITTVSPRYAWEIQTPQGGMGLDGVLASCRGKIQGILNGLDYTVWNPETDPLLPAPYSIEDLSGKTLCRKALLQACGWEENDRPLLVFVGRLVEQKGVDILLAAMEDLLSLGTRVLILGSGHPIYERVLQEESRRYQDLLHVHAGYDETLAHLLYAGGDMLLMPSLFEPCGLSQLIALRYGTVPLVRAVGGLADTIIDVDGSPDGNGFLFSDYTPHELRRVVERALSHWHDREQWKIIVRHGMEQDFSWKHSAETYKALYLRLLGN
- the glgP gene encoding alpha-glucan family phosphorylase, translated to MSVMVHGKNVGQSLRRMLENDPAFRTVAYFSMEIGIHHQIPTYSGGLGVLAGDTLKSAADLGVPLVGITLLYKKGYFNQRFNSEGWQQESSVEWQPEQFLQLLPNEVSVMIEGRSLHIRAWVHDFIGQGGYPVPIYFLDTDFDANSPEDRAFTWHLYGGDQRYRLIQEIILGVGGLRILRDLGYDNIKTFHLNEGHAGFLTLELLREMGYENFQKVRDQVVFTTHTPVPAGHDHFPYELVDRVMDPIFGGRLRRMLGENGVSMTELGLRYSRFTNGVSVKHAEVSRRMFNTSKVDAITNGVHSLTWTSTGMRRLFDREIPGWSNDPSRLTQALKLSDEDIWKAHQAAKMKLLAKILEDTGRELDPDVLTIGFARRAATYKRADLLFSDMKKLLDACAGQVQFIFAGKAHPQDEGGKAVIQKIIRASKEIGAALPIVYLENYDMSVAGLLTEGVDLWLNNPKRPREASGTSGMKCTHNGVMNLSVLDGWWIEGWIEDVTGWSIGPEPAEADLIDYNEMEDAVDLYAKLREKVLPSYYQHREKWISMMKSSIALNASYFNTHRMVKDYCEKAYGIVFRGL
- a CDS encoding tetratricopeptide repeat protein codes for the protein MAKKKASLEELLEAMYDEENPQKVENLASQILAVSPENPEALFMLADLTEDVEESVGFTERAVAELRRLVEKNPHDEELSLLLTEGLQRLGFAYIFDENGAKALETAEALLERGTEENDGAYWGRAIRYIGLLQTGQYSTVLEEVLADSEKTPFSAHAQAIATLELAGPGRESHLALLEAFRVAPNLPFYLLDYWDAPDSDEDDEDTLLEFSAATLLHPVWVQTEERIMALSTATTFFGYLTDRLPEDVLEEIRTELAQTPVFPVLEMGRSQIEAVCGGDDTDWETLDQTALDILSRMEELSE
- a CDS encoding GGDEF domain-containing protein, which produces MNRSDEELLDRLLPGGHEMFDLVPVPMLLGNCREEAFLVRCVNRAFEEQMGTPRELPGTLSAAFGSKDSPFAPEMFLECLVRNGWSRRFWEAIPGERIFDAVVFRHPEGGVLAILPDYSDRVVVRRMEKLEAATASALRNYTVREVFSPLLSAVTETLGVDWAGIFQWIPPEERWTLLFAEENTLLPGRMDWALAFVQALFEEGECSGALLGDLAIEEGGQWWVPWVSSVEGARKELLQRQGVGSLFAGTLLVGSAPMVLLGLSEREGVFARLSGNPLRALLPVFASTAERYRVITGMSIVNDRDKATGLLSRGGVQRFLKQELDKARRYGFPVSCVRVALDNVEAIRKAGGETSFFDALRMIAGIASQCIRTVDVAARSDEATLLLVLPHTPAEGCAVVVNRLRERLEGISPLPGVPLQVTFAHATFAGATLPSPERVLFGEFFHA